The sequence below is a genomic window from Sphingobacterium sp. ML3W.
AAGTGCCACAAGAAGTATCAAAGAAATCCAATATGACAACCTTATCATTCAGTTTTTCCCAATCTATTGTTTTATCCAAGCCACGCATCAATTTGACAGTAGTTGGGGGAATAAAAGTATCTCCTATTTTAAGCGCCTTGCTTAAATCTACTTTTTGGTACGTCTGGGCATGTGAAGTACTGCATAGCATCAGTAAACAGATCTGGAGAACGATCAATTTTAAATGTTTCATAATTACTTTTTTTATAAATGATTGTTTAACGTATGTTTTGAGGTATTTTGCCAATAATAACAACTGGTTCAGGAAGTCGAAAAGCATATTTTATACTATTCGGACTGAGCGTATACTCCTTACCCTTCACCACTTTTTTAAGTGTTTTTTGAAAGCGCGGATCCAGATTCAACCGTTTCAGATCTGACCAGCGACGTCCTCGAAACACCAATTCCTTTTGACGTTCTATAAGAATCAAAGGCAAAAGCAAGTCTGGACTCGTTTCCACTACAGGAATAAATTGGTTCTTATCTTGCCTATTCTTAAGAAGGGTATTTAAAGTAGATAATGCTTCTGTTACTTTTCCAATCCGAGCTGCTGCTTCAGCTTTTACTAGGTACATCTCACTACTGGTCAGCCCTACAAATATGGTTGCAAGTGCTTTATCATAATTACCCTTGAAACCATAAGTATCCTGCGGGAAAAGGTTTTTTCTGAAAAATAAGGTCTTTCTCAAATCGTTATCTGCATATGACCTGTATAATGTAGAATCGACTAATCCATTGTTCAAGCTCATTGGACCTGCTGTACCTGTAATAGCCGCAAATAGTACTTCCACATTAAATCTATCAATAGGAAGATCTGCAGAAGTATTCAGGGTGTTAAAATCCATCAAATTAGCGTGAGTCTGTAGACTTGAATCAGCATAGAGGTATGCCTGTTGATAGTTACCCATATACAGGTAAGCACGGGCAAGACCTGCATAGGCACTGGCACGAAATGGCCTACCCTTTATCGCTTCCAGCAGTGGCAACTGCCATACAGCAGTTTTATAATCCTTAATAACCTGATCAAAACTTTGTTGTACACTTACCCGAGTTGAGGGTTCATCAATACCTGGATCCAAGCGCAAGGGTATCCCTAATTCAGACATGGCAGTTCCTGCCTGATAAGGGGGAGCAAATACTTCCAGCAGTTGCTGAAAGGCGAAAGCACGATAAAAGTGTGCAATACCCGATAAGTTTTTACTCTCCTTATCTGAGCCAATTGTACCCAAGTTATCTATAATCTCCAATACTTGATTCGCATTATATACAACTTTATAGGGCCTTTGCCATTGCATGATATCATTATTAGGTTCATCCAACCAGCTATAGGTATTCTGCTGCTCCAAATTTAGAGCACCATCAAAATTTTCATCAGTCAGATAATATTCATCCGCTCCCCACTCTCCGAATAAGGGATATCCGGTATTCATCGCGCTATAATTATTGAGCAACAACTCTGCTTCATTCAATGTCTTTGGAATGACCATTTTAATATCAGGCTTCTCTTCCAAAAAATTGTTGCAGCCACAAAAAAGAAGCAAAGTCCAAATCCCTACAGTAAGATTATTTGTTTTCATGATAGAAAGATTAAAGGTTAAAGGTTAAAACTAAATCCTAGTGCTGTCATCATTGGATCAGGTATCTTGAAACCATATTCAGTGTCGATGCCCCATTTATTCGCACGCCAGATCGTACCCACATTTTGGACGTACCCATATATTTTACAATTTTTGAGTTTAAAATTGGAAGTGAAAGGAAGATTGACAGTCAATTGAATATCTCGCAACTTGATCTGACTTCCACTTTCGAGCAAGGCTGAGGAACCTAGAAATAACTTACTAGCTACTGAGTTTGCTGGATAAGTGACAGCAGGCACATCTGTTATCAACTCATCTCCGGGTTTCTGCCAGCGCTGCGCATAATCTTTATGCCCGATACTGCTATTAACTAATAAGTGATTATTGTAAGAATTGCGCAAGAACTTATGTCCCAATTGGTAAGAGATGTTCCACGATAATTCTACTGTTTTATACCGGATGCTGTTCCGAAAACTACCGGTATAAAGTGGAATCACTGAGCCTTGATATTCCAAATCCTTTACATTCATGTTGGTAATGGCACTATAGTCTTTCGAAATCTCACCTTTGAGATATGCTCGTGGTACCCCGGTCTCAGGATCCAAACCTGCCCACTTATACGTAAGCAGACTAAATAGATCCTTCCCCTCAATAGGGGTCATGATATTAGATAAGCCGGCACCTATAAAATTTTGCCCAATTTCATTCTCGACAAAAGCTTTTAATACTTTTGTACGCGCATAAGAAAATACAAGATTGCTGTTCCATGTCCAATTTTTTGACACGACAGGTATTGCGTTCAGTGAAATATCCCAACCTTTTGTCTTGATGTTGGCACTATTGACCATCATACTGTTAAAACCAGTACTCGGATCTACCCGATCTGGAGCAATAAGGTCCTTCGCATTCTTTTCATAATACTCCACACTACCGGACAGCCAATTGCCCTTAATCGCAAAATCAAGTCCGAGGTTGGTAATAGCTACCCGTTCCCAACGTAATCTAGGATTAGGTGGAGTCATGATCATCCCATATTTTTGACCATTGATAAAATGCGACTCACTCTCTATGGATATAATGGGATAAGCAGACACCGAATTGTTAACATTACCATTATAACCGTAAGTGGCACGTAGTTTCAATAAACTAAAAGGACCATTTTCCAAAAATGGTTCTCGAGAAAGCACCCAAGCACCGCCTACTGACCAGAAAGGTTGTCCGCGGTCATTACTTTTAATACCAAATAGATTAGAAGCATCCTTTCTAAAATTTCCGCTCAAAATATATTTGTCACTATAAGTGTAGGAAGCATTTGCAAAATACGATACAAAATTATTGCGAAATAGTTGATACTGGTTATTATCACTTAAATAAAACCAACCCAATGCACCATTGAAGTATGGAACTGCAACACCATAGGGTGCTGGCTTAAAAGCCCCAGTTTCCGGATCAAAACCTTGATATTTAGACACCGTTAAGGTTTTCTGAAGTTTACGCACTTCCATCCCTGCAAACAGTGATATTTCATGCTTATCCTGCCATTTCTTATTGTATTCAGCAGTTGCCCTACTTTGATGGGTATAGCTATCCCAGTTGAAAATGCTCAGATCATCTCCTACTGGCAAGTTCCAAGTAACAGCATCCGCATTATAACTGGCCACTGCATTAATATCTGACCGTTGAAAATAAGACCCGATTCCTCTCCATGCCTCGCTTGGGTTCATAGAATGCTGATAGGCATATTGCATATTCAATCTCAAACCAAAATCGAAAGCATAATTCACGTTAAAATTGGTAAACAACTCACGTACTTTTTGCGTCTCTCTTGAATCGTACAATTCTTTTAATGGTCTGTAGGTCCAATCCAATAACCTTCCTCCAGCTACTGTATCCCGATATACTGGACTGATTGAGGTTGCCTCTAATATTGCAGGATCACCGTTTTCATCCACCAATTTCATATAGGGATAATTTTGCACACCTTTTCCCAATAGATTATAATCAACGGGTACCAGCGCATTTACATTTTTCGATTCTGTATACAACAGACCGACATCCACCAACATATTCTTAATTGGTTTGAATTGAGAATTAGATTTTAAGTTCAGACGTTGGTAAGATGAGGTAACCACATCATTTAAGTTCTTATCATAACCAACAGAAAATAACGTATTTGCTTTTTCACTTCCTGTTTTCAACTGCAGATTGTATTGTTGATTAACAGCATTACGGTAGATGTATTTCAAAAAATCATCACGTGCATCAATCGCCTTGAGCTTACCTATTTTTTCGTTAAATTCAGCTTCAGATATGGCACCAGTCCGCTTGTCTTCCATCAACCGAATTGCCGGCTCTGGATTGTACCTCCAATTATTGAACTGACCATTAAACTTCCCTTTATCAAAAAGAAACTGTTGCATATCGATGTAATCGGAGGTCTTCATCTGTGGATAATAATACAGATCGGGTTTGGCCTTGATACTGACGTTAGCATTAAAAGATATTTGCATTGCCTGATTGAACTTTCCTTTTTTAGTCGTGACAACGATAACACCATTACCCGATTGCGCTCCCCAAATGGAGGATGCTGCGGCATCCTTCAAGACTGTCACACTCTCAATATCATTGGGATTGAGATTATTAAATGCACCCATTCCAGCAACTTGATAATATGTCTCATAGGGTACACCGTCAACCACAACAAGTGGCCACCTTTCAGATCTCATCGTACTCATTCCACGGACATTTATATTCAATAGAGCTCCCCTATTATTAAATACCTTATTAGCGCTTATCCCCGGTACTACATCTTCCAATCGACTTACAAAGTCTGTCGAGACCTTTCTATTGAACAGTTTATTGTCGACAAATTCAAATGATCCTGTTGCGCGTTCTTTTGGTATTTTCTGGTATCCGGTGGATACTACATCAACTTCTTCCAATACATTCTCTTCGGGTATCAATTTCACAGTTAACGATACTCCTGCGGTATAATTGATTTCTTGGGTTTTATAACCGACATAACTGAATTTAATTTTCCCTTTTCGGTTCTTGACCAGTAATTGGAAAGTTCCGTCTTTGGATGCTCGGATTTTTAGATTCTCATCATCGATACGTATGGATACGTCTTGCATCGGTTTACCATCTATGGCGGATACTACAAGCCCTACAAGTTCCTGTTTTTGCCCATTCACCCCACTGTCCTTGCGGGGTGCCTGAGCATATGAACTGACCATAAAAGAGTTTAATACTAGGGTCAACAACAGCATCCTGCTCATCAGAAGAACACCATCTCCCCTATGTTTACATAGCTTCCGGAGATATCCCCAGAGCTTGTTTATAGGATTTATTTTTCTTTTCATAATTTAAATTTTTAGGCATAACACTCCCCTTACCCTTTTTCAGGCTTTGTTTTACTCCTGTATTACAGGGGTTCAGAAAGCTTATGAGCCTTTTTTCTTAACTTCTTGCAGCTAATCTTTGTGCAACTGGTTCTGTAATTTTTCTAGCTTTGCTTTTCATGATCATCATCGGCTGTTCTTGCCAAATGAGCTCGACCGATTCGCCATCCTTTGTTATGATCCGCTGACTGCCTTTTACGATAGATAACTGCTCAATGCGGACATCCAACTGAAAGTGCTCGTTCAGATCGTTCAAGATCCGCTGTCGGTATTCTTCCCGTTCGGTATTTGCCGGCACAGCAAGCTCGTAATCATAATACAGAGGCCCATTATTCGCATAGCCTTGATAAGGAATAAACTGGCTCTTATCGGCACCATGTACGATAATCTGCTCGGTCGAAAAATTAGATGGTAATCCCAATGCAAACAGATAGCATTCATAAATGGCCATATACGCTAAGGATACCCGCAGCACATCGTTCTGTCCATCGCATACCACTGCACTGTAAGAAACCCCGTTCCCCTTTGACGGACTCAAGAACGAATAATAACGTTGTTTTACTCGATTCTTGGCCATAGCATGTAGTAGCCTATACTGATGCTCTATTTGTGCAGATGCCGACAGTGGTGGCTTTAATATTCGTTTTGGTAATTGTGTAATCATAATTGGTTTTTTCATAATTGGAACACATGTTTTACGCAAATGCAAAGGCAATTCCTGCCCTAGAGACAGCGCATAGCCCTCCCTCTTGCAAGTTTTTTGCATTCTAAAATGTTTAAATTGTAGGTGAGTCGGATGTTATAGCCTAGGTACTATACAGCCTCTTCAACCACTCAATAGTTAAAAAAATAAGGTGAAAAAAATGCAATTATAAGTCTTTGTACTTGTTATAATTGGTCTTTAGGATTGCATTTTAAGGTATTCGAATAAGATCCGACTCGACATAATATAGAATATCTATACAAATAGAGAGCGAAATTATTGTTTTGCAAAAAATATTCATTACTTTTAAAGTGTGAGATTTAAAGGAACAAAAGTTTAATTGCTTATGGCATAATAACGCTAATACGAATCGGAAAAACCACTAGAAGCTAAGCTATTATAATGGCTATTCACCATTATTGTGTGCTTTTACCTACCCTATCGGGTGGATATGCCCCTTTTGGTTTTTAATGCATAACAAGTTATTCCGGTTGTCGGAGCTTGTTTTTAAACAACGCATTGATAGCGCTATGCACAGCACGATCCTGGATCAGCTGAAACATGGGTGGATTTTTGGACTCTTTTCTTTTCATCATTTATTTGGTTAAAATCTTTGGTTAATGAAAATGAGTCTATTGGAAGAAAATGAGGACTTATAATAAGAAGAAGGCTCCACTATTTTCAACTTTATTCGTGGCACGACGAAGAGCCATTGACGCAGTATCCAATAGGGAAGCCTTCCCCTTTTTTGTAAATATACAAAAAGATGAGGGGGCAGCAAGCCCTACGGTCTCTCGTCATTGAAAATTCGTCGTTTCCGAATAAGAGACTCCAATCATATAACTGATTGTAAGACAAATATAATACAACTGTATGAGAAATGCAAGAATATGTTATTAAAAATATTTTTCATACAAATAAAATATGGCTAGAACACAAAATAAAGTATTGGCAGCGTTCATAAGCAAACGCTTTAATACACTAATGAAAGAAACAGGCTTGAGTTTGGAAGAGTTTGCTATCTATACAAATGTGAAAGTTAGTTCTTTCCGAAGTTATCATTCAGGAACAGTTCCTGTATCATTGGAAACCGTAGATAAAATTTGTGAAGCTTGCGGAATCTTACTATCCGATTTTACAAATGGAGGTAAGAAACTGACCATTAATAATAAAATTAAAGATCAGGCCATTAGCTTCCAAACGAATTATAGACTAGAAAAACTGGCTATAATTCAGGATAAAAGTCTCGAATTTTCAGTAAAACCTACCGGGACTGGGAATAAATGGGAACGGGAAATGATTAAATACATCATTTTACATACAGATTATTTCCTTAAACCGAAATCAATCGCTGAAATGGTTGTTGATTTTTCCAAGGAATTCGACTTTACACTTGAATCTGGCCGCATCTACGAATTGCTACGTAAATATGTAGATAACGAACTTAAAAAAGAGAAATCTACACGTATCAATAACGATAGTACCCAATCAAATAGAACAATATTTCTCTATAGTAAGGCATAACAGCGGATATTTAACCCAAAAAAAATCTTTTACGAAGATGGCGAGCGTCCAGTAATAGGATTATTTCCTAAACCTGTTGCTTAAGACGTAAGTGAGGGGTAAAAGCTATCGGTATCATGGATGATGCGCAGACTTTAGTTCTAGCTTACCCATCTAATAACCTGATAACGTTAAAAAACGGCGAGCGTCCAATGATACGGTTATTACCGAAGCCAGCTGATGGAGATAAAAGTGAGGGATAAGATGATTGTTGATTACCGACGAAGGTAAAGCAGATTGAACTATAACAGACAGAGCCGAATGATCATCTGACCATTCGGCTCTGTATATTTTATGGTAGTAAATTATTTATAGTTTTTCAATTTCTTCTATGGAAAGTTCTAAAATTTCACTAATCTCGTCTTTTTCGATACCTCTAGCGAGCATTTTCTTTGCTGAAGCGAGCTTCTCAGCATAAGCCTTAGCCTCCGTTTCGGTACGACCATGTTTCTCACCCTCTAATCGACCTTCCTTTTTCGCGTATGCCAACGTATTAATATAATCACGTTTTCGATCTATGCTGGATATGTATGACATCGGTTTATCAGGCGTTAATTTTGCCAGTTTAAAGCTTGTTGACGACTTCTTGAGGTAAGTCTAAACTTTTTGAAATAATTTCATTGCTTACACCAGATTTTTTCAACTCTCTTGCTGAAGCGAGCTTCTCTTCATAAGCCTTAGCCTCCGCTTGGGTACGACCATGCTTCTCACCCTCTAATCGACCTTCCTTTTTCGCGTATGCCAACGTATTAATATAATCACGTTTTCGATCTATGCTGGATATGTATGACATCTGTTCATCAGGCGTTAATTTTGCCAGTTCTCCTACTTCAAAGATACGAGAGAATATTCTTTTATCCAAATAGTTAGGCAATTCATCAATCTCATCCAAGTGCTTCATCAGATACATCCATTGATCCATGATGGTAGGTAAATCGTTCTTGGATTTATTAAAATTGGGTAGTACAAGTAGCTTATAGCTCAACTTGGGGTATAGCACTTCCTGATCAAACTCATCCATAATCTTGGCGCTATAATAGTACTTTTCTCTATTTGAAATATCGAGGCGAAAACCTAAGACTGCAACAAAATAAATGGGCGGTAACTCATAATTATTACCTTCCTTGCCTTTTTTTGCTAAACGACTAATAGTACGAGAGGTGTAGCTAACGGCTCGATCAAAAAAGAAATCTTGATTTTGCAACTGCATCTCCACAAGAAAAACTTCCCCACTGGCACCAACACAACGAAGATCAAAAACGACCTTACGCTCACTCGGCTCATCACCATCTTCCTCAACATTACTATATTGCAAGTCGACAACAACATGTTCACCTTCTAAAAGACTGTTCAGAAAATTAATCAGGTTGCCCTAGTTTTCCTCTCGACCAAAATAAAACTTCCAACCGAAGTCACTTAAAATATCGATATACTTCGAAAGATCATTCCTCTTCATACTCATAATGATATATAATTGGTTATCAGTATAAAAGTGAAAAATAAAAATCACAAAGCCAATGAATTTAGTATTTAAACTAAATTATTTATCAATTTACAGCTCCACTACTTCGAATAATTCATGATGATTAAGATTTGATTTTTATCGTTATCATGGATTGTCTTGTGGACAATTTTACGGAAATGGCGAGCGTCCAATGATAGGGTTTTACTTAAGTCAGCTGATGAAGATGATAGTGAGGGATAAGATGATTGTTGATTACCGACGTAAGGTAAAGCAGATTGAACTATAACAGACAGAGCCGAATGGTCAGATGATCATTCGGCTCTGTATATTTTATGGTAGTAAATTATTTATAGTTTTTCAATCACTTCAACGGAAAGAATACTTTTATTCATCATTGTTTAATTTCAAAGGGATTCATGATACGCTGTGCTTAGTTTTTTTTAACACATCCGAACCCAGATCCGCAACAAGCTTCTTCAGCTGAGCATTTTCTTCTTCAAACTGGCGCAGTTTTCGGAGTTCTGAAACTCCTAGGCCACCGTACTTCTTCTTCCAATTGTAAAATGTAGCCTCGCTGATGCCCATCTTGCGGCAGACTTCCTCCACCTGGGGGCCCCGTTTCAGACTGCTGTATCGCAAAGGCAATCTGTGCTTCGGTAAACCGACCGAAGAGAGCTCATGCAAAGCATAACTTATTTCGATCTTTTCGTCGTTTTTCCTCCTATTTAAAATTAGTAATTTTATACCGAATTCTCTACTTTTAAATGTTCCATTTTTTTGGGAGGAGATCAATAACAACAAAGGGTAATCATCAGCTCTGACGAACTGAGAATTACCCCCTGACACAGTTTATTTTACATTCCCTAAGAGGGTTTTTATACTATTTAACTTTAATTTCTTTTATTTACAAGCTGTAATAAAAATCTTTTGATATGCACCCTAAAAGTTTGGTGTTTTAAAGCTTCGGGTAAATTTCTTGAATTTATTATGTAACTATAATCATCACTGAATATATCTATGGTTTCTTTTGTGTAATTTAATAGAACTACTTTAAAGTGATATCTCCCTTTTACTGCATCATAAGTTAATTCATAATTGTATTTTATTTTAACTTCTTGTGGTGTACCTTTATTAATAACATATTCATTTTTCCCCTTCATATTTTAAATAATTGATTAAATTACAAGTTAATGAAAACTTTTTGAATAATAATAAAAACCCAATGGTTCAATAAAAAAGGGATAGCAAATTAATACCATGCCAATAGTTTTAAGATTACTTTCGCTTCCTATACCTACTTTATAAATATTGATGTCCATGGAATTAGTATCGCCACTTATCAAGATAATGACAATGACTTTATTTCTTTAACAGATATTGCGAGACACAAAGATCCTGATCATACTGATGATATGATAAAGAATTAGATGAGAAATAAAAACACATTAGAATCTCTTGGGATATGGGAAAGCGTTTACAATTCCAATTTAAATTATGGC
It includes:
- a CDS encoding helix-turn-helix domain-containing protein is translated as MARTQNKVLAAFISKRFNTLMKETGLSLEEFAIYTNVKVSSFRSYHSGTVPVSLETVDKICEACGILLSDFTNGGKKLTINNKIKDQAISFQTNYRLEKLAIIQDKSLEFSVKPTGTGNKWEREMIKYIILHTDYFLKPKSIAEMVVDFSKEFDFTLESGRIYELLRKYVDNELKKEKSTRINNDSTQSNRTIFLYSKA
- a CDS encoding RagB/SusD family nutrient uptake outer membrane protein, yielding MKTNNLTVGIWTLLLFCGCNNFLEEKPDIKMVIPKTLNEAELLLNNYSAMNTGYPLFGEWGADEYYLTDENFDGALNLEQQNTYSWLDEPNNDIMQWQRPYKVVYNANQVLEIIDNLGTIGSDKESKNLSGIAHFYRAFAFQQLLEVFAPPYQAGTAMSELGIPLRLDPGIDEPSTRVSVQQSFDQVIKDYKTAVWQLPLLEAIKGRPFRASAYAGLARAYLYMGNYQQAYLYADSSLQTHANLMDFNTLNTSADLPIDRFNVEVLFAAITGTAGPMSLNNGLVDSTLYRSYADNDLRKTLFFRKNLFPQDTYGFKGNYDKALATIFVGLTSSEMYLVKAEAAARIGKVTEALSTLNTLLKNRQDKNQFIPVVETSPDLLLPLILIERQKELVFRGRRWSDLKRLNLDPRFQKTLKKVVKGKEYTLSPNSIKYAFRLPEPVVIIGKIPQNIR
- a CDS encoding SusC/RagA family TonB-linked outer membrane protein; the protein is MKRKINPINKLWGYLRKLCKHRGDGVLLMSRMLLLTLVLNSFMVSSYAQAPRKDSGVNGQKQELVGLVVSAIDGKPMQDVSIRIDDENLKIRASKDGTFQLLVKNRKGKIKFSYVGYKTQEINYTAGVSLTVKLIPEENVLEEVDVVSTGYQKIPKERATGSFEFVDNKLFNRKVSTDFVSRLEDVVPGISANKVFNNRGALLNINVRGMSTMRSERWPLVVVDGVPYETYYQVAGMGAFNNLNPNDIESVTVLKDAAASSIWGAQSGNGVIVVTTKKGKFNQAMQISFNANVSIKAKPDLYYYPQMKTSDYIDMQQFLFDKGKFNGQFNNWRYNPEPAIRLMEDKRTGAISEAEFNEKIGKLKAIDARDDFLKYIYRNAVNQQYNLQLKTGSEKANTLFSVGYDKNLNDVVTSSYQRLNLKSNSQFKPIKNMLVDVGLLYTESKNVNALVPVDYNLLGKGVQNYPYMKLVDENGDPAILEATSISPVYRDTVAGGRLLDWTYRPLKELYDSRETQKVRELFTNFNVNYAFDFGLRLNMQYAYQHSMNPSEAWRGIGSYFQRSDINAVASYNADAVTWNLPVGDDLSIFNWDSYTHQSRATAEYNKKWQDKHEISLFAGMEVRKLQKTLTVSKYQGFDPETGAFKPAPYGVAVPYFNGALGWFYLSDNNQYQLFRNNFVSYFANASYTYSDKYILSGNFRKDASNLFGIKSNDRGQPFWSVGGAWVLSREPFLENGPFSLLKLRATYGYNGNVNNSVSAYPIISIESESHFINGQKYGMIMTPPNPRLRWERVAITNLGLDFAIKGNWLSGSVEYYEKNAKDLIAPDRVDPSTGFNSMMVNSANIKTKGWDISLNAIPVVSKNWTWNSNLVFSYARTKVLKAFVENEIGQNFIGAGLSNIMTPIEGKDLFSLLTYKWAGLDPETGVPRAYLKGEISKDYSAITNMNVKDLEYQGSVIPLYTGSFRNSIRYKTVELSWNISYQLGHKFLRNSYNNHLLVNSSIGHKDYAQRWQKPGDELITDVPAVTYPANSVASKLFLGSSALLESGSQIKLRDIQLTVNLPFTSNFKLKNCKIYGYVQNVGTIWRANKWGIDTEYGFKIPDPMMTALGFSFNL
- a CDS encoding Rpn family recombination-promoting nuclease/putative transposase, whose amino-acid sequence is MQYSNVEEDGDEPSERKVVFDLRCVGASGEVFLVEMQLQNQDFFFDRAVSYTSRTISRLAKKGKEGNNYELPPIYFVAVLGFRLDISNREKYYYSAKIMDEFDQEVLYPKLSYKLLVLPNFNKSKNDLPTIMDQWMYLMKHLDEIDELPNYLDKRIFSRIFEVGELAKLTPDEQMSYISSIDRKRDYINTLAYAKKEGRLEGEKHGRTQAEAKAYEEKLASARELKKSGVSNEIISKSLDLPQEVVNKL